One stretch of Acidobacteriota bacterium DNA includes these proteins:
- a CDS encoding T9SS type A sorting domain-containing protein, with product MLRKGSANKVLLIASIFVVISCSWITAAEGGGSDDIWVPSLTLPNDTTLYLCGPEEVCFEVSASDPDANDTLVLTLVSGPIDMPPDTFPNVFTTTVCFQADGAGVYEFQFMVKDRFGHEAYGSVTFTVELGNPPVLSDQSFAAELCSLKEERVLLLSYDNPQGDWVFELVSGPGTVDPLTGAITYQPDTSGVFVFEVAVGNACGADTATITDNLVLNLPPYCVGFDTTIFLCGVEEVCFDVLAVDPEGDPITLQQLEGLGSFTRLSDTSGRTCFWPSEVDSATYRFIYRAADSCVLAADELSSGLEEAEPQCCLDTVTVIVIIDDPPQLVCPETQDFWSCDPGTFCFDIELIDNHPDEVTLNVLSGNATIDGTTVCVTADESTELVVVIEAVDDCGADTCSMPVSVRLNRSPYVTMVDDREISLCQPEIVCLPAAADDPDFNIAAVSVNFGSYDEASDIFCFPADTSGQYTLVLTAIDSCDATDSDTAIITIKLNEPPLVDLGDDFTVDECTTTEICIDDGVADDNVKSVTSNFGVYDPETGRVCFVPESSGVYTVWVTVEDDCGLTASDTVVVTVEIGGPPVITDFSDTSVFLCDAEEVCLTPQITDPDGDIATISVDEPFSFADGSVCFTPDTAGQYIIILGVTDSCGFMGVATATVTVSLNEAPVATLPDDQQFSLCQPEVLCLPATADDPNFNIAEVSVSFGEFDDASDRVCFTADTSGLYTIILTAVDSCGWTDSDTMLVTVTLNETPLIDLGPDFTVSGCEPSEVCIDVTIDDDNIGLVTSNVPGFDPESGRLCFMPDTAGVYTVWVRAEDDCGLVAADTVAVTVEIGSAPVIANFEDTTVYLCFPQEICLEPLVSDPDGDLATVTVSEPYTLSEGRICFVAFNQGTYAISLTATDSCGFSVTETAIVTIRTDQAVALECPPDTTVFLCEPDTLCFPVEGVPDGAEVKVSGTNVWWNDTTSSACFYSDCCLENTITVNVTTPCGTYSCEFTVQVQTNSEPLVILPQDTAMQFCEPTTVCLPVGITDVDGNVNPALVSVLLVDAGGTPVGEGVFDDYRDLICFDVDTSGTYIVSVTAIDSCGLADSDLIEVAVQMNTAPTIAVTDVPMEPLCELPAEVCLPFTVFDADDNLVGVSTTLGSVADNSVCFVPTDFGDYEIILTATDDCGLVGADTVVVSLVKNPGWVSIDCPPGLDTLLCTPDSVYMDVSGWFAGQDYVVEVLSPWAVLEDGFIKFYVGEEGLVGLLEIAASSDCNSDTCKVPVNAQVIDWLLFTTCPPDTTVLVCGPDTLAFPFETVGDGGLQGQVVVDPPAYLADGMIMVPVLAPGAQVVTARALSGVDGECNVDICTFSVTAEFNGAPTVSARDTSLTLCELEEICVPFEASDPDDNLLEVVSSLGSVTISYTSGASGQTGGATAVDFVREIASPPIGGKVCFTPEAFGTYEIILTAIDECGAEGYDTVVVSVSAAAWVDLQADPPVEPFLFCDGPQTICWPVTVIGDPTGIVVSYGTYDAEDGMCFVADSSGLYTITMIGVAACNEDTLDLTFDVHILDSVQVVCPVSDTSLFFCDLPRSISLPLTILGDVENITALPEGTSADGNSVLIPVDAEGEITVVVIAEGYCNVDSCTFVVNVDANEPPVLVAGNDTLAVLCELGEVCIGFNLFDPDDNLVEVRTTLGLIDDTIICFTPEAFGDYEMVITATDSCGAVAEDTVLIAVSEGTYAAIDCPPAPMSLAIDLPGSLMIPIAITPVDAEVTVLPFGRYDFGTGELIAYIEEPGTYTFTIIAAAECSSDTCVVEVEVIQYIPPLVVCEGSVDTVLCLVTPETLCMPVTVSGTAISVDVLPVGEYADGYVCLDVDTAGTYELQIIAANEAQADTCYSSLTVTLGRPPVIDMPDSLTFALCDPAEVCVPAVFEDTDFDIAEYSVSFGTYDDVDEQICFDAEATGVYTIIVSVSDSCGNVAIDTAVVTVNVNAAPTVSAEPGTYFICEEPQVCVAVDVVDENIATVVTSMGDYDAQAGQVCFIPDTSGVYTLIVQVTDSCGAVAADTADLTIQVNQVPVISGLTDTSIYICSPQEICLSTEVVDADGNLVSVTFDGPGTYEDGLICFIPFSMGQYQFTLTAEDVCGAITVVTAVVTIETDQSLSLKCPADTTVFLCEADTLCFPVDGIPEGAEVTVNGTNVWWDEATSSACFYSDCCLENTITVNVATACGTYSCDFTVTVQTNSRPLVILPQDKAVVQCQFEEICLPVGITDVDNNVLLVTADGGVFDDYRDLVCFTPDTSGLYKITVTATDSCGLSDSDEILVDVTLNRPPVITYESPGAVTVCEFEEICLPVDIDDPDGNLDQVNVVGGRYDEAGGTVCFTPQDLGQACLSIIATDTCGLKDSIMVCVEVAAGDSVAIDCPVDPFPSVQLCAADQVCVPLAVTGESYTVSTSFGGWSDGTLCFQADTSGLYEITVVADAECNRDTCVVAIPVDIPGPVTITCPPDANEPLCDPDTVCYPFEASSSALTVTATSPAYISGGEVCVPILEPGVLEITMIASGDCGADTCSFTVSAEFNEPPVIVAGPDTSLTECGLAEICIDLQVTDADDNIESITASLGNVSGDSAVCFTPPDFGTYEIVVEVFDACGEKDADTVTVTVSEGEAASIFCPDDVQHHSICGPGNICVIAPISPPDAKVTVSPSGYYDPGTGTICIYADTGGSYDVKVIAEAQCVSDTCEFTLKVNMAEPPAVTCPETVDTLLCLAEPETLCVPVEITGTITNVTVSPIGNYAAGFVCVPVTGPGDYAIEIIATGNCGADTCLMQIDVQADQPPALTLPPTLTFERCPGDTDPICINGVFAMDAESEVTVSKVCGIGGFAQADPGSGQLCFVPDTFGTYTFCFEADDGCNTVEDTLLVDVVLKDDCDVCLRVTIDGGECTPVGLRKTVAMNFESNEEVGGFSILMGYDASILSFQNATIDGGVIEDWEYFTWNLGGGACGTACPSGIVRFVGIADQNNGAAHPPDSAYGPSGPSVFIEYQVANDQNIGGFFIPINFVWYACADNSFSDPSGGVLFIDRRIYTYEGVILWDETDDVQFPESARPFGLGAPDDCISGGDKSEPLRCIEYVNGGVCITHPDSIDDRGDINLNGLAYEISDVVTFTNYFIKGLSAFTVNIAGQIAATDVNADGLTLTVADLSYLIRVVIGDADPIPRPVPYSEEVLVATAIGSDLVRISTEAPGDIGAMYLVYDLDPGIRVDDVRLSAAAQELDLMYGVTDGQLKLLVFDIGPGRIAPGNNSIIEIPYSGDGSLRLVYSEISDYYGRPYPTVNLKATLPESYSLGQNYPNPFNPSTTIRFTLPQPTAWGLRIYNVAGGLVREFNGSDGAGTVEVVWDGRNQDDGTVASGIYLYRLEAGGFSASRKMILLK from the coding sequence ATGTTGAGGAAAGGGTCAGCCAATAAAGTTCTTCTGATAGCCTCGATTTTCGTTGTCATCTCATGTTCCTGGATCACGGCCGCCGAGGGCGGCGGTTCAGACGACATCTGGGTGCCCAGCCTGACACTTCCGAACGACACCACGCTGTACCTCTGCGGCCCCGAAGAAGTCTGTTTCGAGGTTAGCGCCAGCGACCCCGACGCTAATGACACGCTGGTCCTGACGCTGGTATCCGGCCCGATTGACATGCCCCCGGACACGTTTCCGAACGTTTTCACGACCACCGTCTGTTTCCAGGCCGACGGCGCCGGTGTCTATGAATTCCAGTTCATGGTAAAAGACCGCTTTGGGCACGAGGCCTATGGTTCAGTAACGTTTACGGTGGAGCTCGGCAATCCACCCGTTTTATCGGATCAGTCATTCGCCGCCGAACTGTGCAGTCTCAAGGAGGAGAGAGTCCTCCTCCTGAGCTATGACAACCCGCAGGGTGACTGGGTCTTCGAACTGGTTTCGGGTCCCGGTACCGTGGATCCCCTGACCGGAGCTATAACGTACCAGCCTGACACGTCCGGGGTCTTTGTGTTCGAGGTGGCTGTAGGCAACGCCTGTGGCGCCGACACGGCCACGATCACCGACAACCTCGTGCTTAACCTGCCGCCGTACTGCGTCGGGTTCGACACCACGATTTTCCTGTGCGGGGTTGAGGAAGTCTGCTTTGACGTCCTTGCCGTCGATCCGGAGGGTGATCCCATAACGCTTCAGCAGCTCGAGGGCCTCGGTTCGTTCACCCGGTTGAGTGACACCTCCGGTCGGACCTGCTTCTGGCCGTCCGAGGTTGACTCGGCGACTTACCGGTTTATCTACCGTGCCGCCGACAGTTGCGTGCTGGCGGCCGATGAGCTTTCCTCCGGACTGGAGGAGGCGGAGCCCCAGTGCTGCCTTGACACCGTGACTGTTATCGTGATAATCGATGATCCCCCGCAGCTGGTGTGTCCGGAAACTCAGGATTTCTGGTCCTGCGATCCGGGCACTTTCTGCTTCGACATAGAGTTGATCGACAATCATCCGGACGAGGTTACGCTGAACGTCCTGTCCGGGAACGCGACTATCGACGGCACCACGGTCTGCGTGACGGCCGACGAATCGACCGAGCTCGTCGTGGTCATCGAGGCCGTCGACGATTGCGGCGCGGACACGTGCTCCATGCCGGTCTCGGTACGGCTGAATCGCTCGCCGTACGTTACGATGGTTGATGACCGTGAGATATCCCTTTGCCAGCCGGAGATCGTTTGTCTGCCGGCGGCGGCCGACGACCCGGATTTCAATATTGCCGCGGTCTCGGTCAACTTCGGGTCATATGACGAGGCCTCGGACATTTTCTGTTTTCCCGCCGACACCTCCGGCCAGTACACCCTCGTCCTGACTGCTATTGACTCCTGTGACGCAACTGACAGTGATACGGCGATCATAACGATCAAACTCAACGAGCCGCCACTGGTCGACCTCGGCGATGACTTCACGGTTGACGAGTGCACGACCACCGAGATCTGCATTGACGACGGCGTCGCCGACGACAACGTGAAATCGGTTACGAGCAACTTTGGCGTGTACGATCCGGAGACGGGCCGTGTCTGTTTCGTGCCCGAATCGTCGGGAGTCTACACGGTCTGGGTGACGGTGGAAGACGACTGCGGCCTGACCGCGTCGGACACCGTCGTGGTTACCGTCGAAATCGGCGGGCCGCCGGTCATCACGGACTTCTCGGACACGTCGGTCTTCCTTTGCGATGCAGAGGAAGTGTGCCTGACTCCGCAGATCACGGACCCCGACGGTGACATAGCGACCATATCGGTCGACGAACCGTTTAGCTTCGCCGACGGCAGTGTCTGCTTCACGCCGGACACCGCCGGGCAGTATATAATTATCTTGGGGGTCACCGACAGTTGCGGCTTCATGGGCGTGGCCACGGCGACCGTGACCGTCTCGCTGAACGAAGCCCCGGTCGCGACCCTGCCGGATGATCAGCAGTTCTCCCTCTGCCAGCCGGAGGTACTCTGCCTGCCGGCGACGGCTGACGATCCGAACTTCAATATCGCCGAGGTGTCCGTCAGTTTCGGTGAGTTCGACGACGCCAGTGATCGCGTCTGCTTTACGGCTGATACATCCGGTCTGTACACGATCATCCTGACGGCCGTGGATTCCTGCGGCTGGACTGACAGTGATACGATGCTGGTCACGGTAACACTGAACGAGACACCGCTGATCGATCTCGGGCCTGACTTCACGGTTTCCGGCTGCGAGCCGTCGGAGGTGTGCATCGACGTTACCATAGACGACGACAACATCGGCCTGGTCACGTCCAACGTGCCCGGGTTCGACCCCGAGTCCGGACGGCTCTGCTTCATGCCCGACACCGCCGGTGTTTACACGGTATGGGTGCGGGCCGAGGATGACTGCGGTCTTGTCGCGGCTGACACCGTCGCCGTTACGGTCGAGATCGGCAGTGCCCCGGTAATAGCGAATTTCGAGGATACGACGGTGTATCTCTGCTTTCCGCAGGAGATATGCCTGGAGCCCCTGGTGAGTGACCCGGACGGTGACCTGGCCACGGTTACGGTCAGCGAACCCTACACGCTCAGCGAGGGGCGGATATGCTTTGTGGCCTTCAACCAGGGCACGTACGCGATTTCCCTGACGGCCACCGACAGTTGCGGCTTTTCCGTGACCGAAACCGCGATCGTGACTATACGGACCGACCAGGCTGTAGCCCTTGAATGCCCGCCGGACACGACCGTGTTCCTGTGTGAACCGGACACGCTCTGTTTCCCGGTTGAGGGCGTCCCGGACGGCGCCGAGGTGAAAGTCAGCGGGACCAACGTCTGGTGGAACGACACCACCTCTTCAGCCTGCTTCTACTCCGATTGTTGCCTGGAAAACACCATTACGGTAAACGTCACCACCCCCTGCGGCACCTACAGCTGCGAGTTCACCGTCCAGGTGCAGACCAACAGCGAGCCGCTGGTCATTTTGCCGCAGGATACGGCCATGCAGTTCTGCGAGCCGACCACGGTCTGCCTGCCGGTAGGCATTACGGACGTGGACGGCAACGTCAACCCCGCGCTGGTATCGGTACTCCTGGTGGATGCCGGGGGTACTCCGGTCGGCGAGGGCGTGTTTGACGATTACAGGGACCTGATCTGCTTCGACGTCGATACGTCCGGAACCTACATCGTGTCGGTCACGGCGATTGATTCCTGCGGCCTGGCCGACAGCGACCTGATTGAGGTCGCGGTTCAGATGAACACCGCGCCGACGATTGCCGTTACGGATGTTCCAATGGAGCCCCTGTGCGAGCTGCCGGCCGAAGTATGCCTGCCGTTCACGGTGTTTGATGCCGACGATAACCTCGTCGGTGTCTCAACCACGCTCGGCAGCGTAGCGGACAATAGCGTCTGCTTTGTCCCCACCGATTTCGGCGATTATGAGATTATCCTCACCGCGACCGACGACTGCGGGCTGGTCGGGGCTGATACCGTCGTGGTTTCGCTGGTGAAGAATCCCGGCTGGGTATCCATCGACTGCCCGCCCGGCCTCGACACCCTGCTCTGTACGCCGGACTCTGTGTACATGGACGTCTCCGGCTGGTTCGCCGGGCAGGATTACGTTGTCGAAGTACTGAGCCCGTGGGCCGTGCTGGAAGACGGTTTTATCAAGTTTTACGTGGGTGAGGAAGGCTTGGTAGGCTTGCTGGAGATTGCTGCTTCCTCCGACTGCAACAGCGATACCTGCAAGGTCCCGGTCAATGCCCAGGTGATAGACTGGCTGTTGTTCACGACTTGCCCGCCGGATACAACGGTTCTTGTCTGCGGGCCGGATACGCTGGCCTTCCCGTTCGAGACGGTCGGTGACGGCGGGCTGCAGGGCCAGGTCGTGGTTGACCCGCCGGCCTATCTCGCAGACGGCATGATCATGGTGCCGGTCCTGGCACCGGGCGCTCAGGTGGTCACGGCGCGGGCTTTGAGCGGGGTTGACGGCGAATGCAACGTGGATATCTGCACCTTCTCGGTCACCGCCGAGTTCAACGGTGCGCCGACGGTCAGCGCGCGTGATACCAGCCTTACGCTCTGTGAGCTTGAAGAGATCTGCGTGCCGTTTGAAGCCTCCGACCCGGACGACAACCTGTTGGAGGTGGTCAGCTCGCTGGGCTCCGTGACGATCAGCTATACGAGCGGCGCGAGCGGTCAGACCGGCGGAGCGACGGCGGTTGACTTCGTGCGCGAGATTGCCTCACCGCCGATCGGCGGCAAGGTCTGCTTTACGCCCGAGGCATTCGGCACTTATGAAATTATCCTTACGGCTATAGATGAGTGCGGCGCCGAGGGCTACGATACGGTCGTTGTCTCGGTCTCCGCTGCGGCGTGGGTGGACCTTCAGGCCGACCCGCCGGTCGAGCCATTCCTCTTCTGCGACGGCCCCCAGACGATCTGCTGGCCGGTCACTGTTATCGGTGATCCGACCGGGATTGTCGTGTCGTACGGGACCTACGATGCCGAGGACGGCATGTGTTTCGTGGCTGATTCGAGCGGCCTGTATACCATAACCATGATCGGCGTCGCCGCGTGTAACGAGGATACGCTGGACCTGACCTTCGACGTGCACATTCTCGATTCCGTCCAGGTGGTCTGCCCGGTTTCCGACACCTCGCTGTTCTTCTGCGATCTGCCGCGTTCAATCTCCCTGCCGCTGACCATTCTCGGCGACGTGGAGAACATCACCGCCCTGCCGGAGGGGACTTCCGCCGACGGTAACTCCGTGCTCATTCCGGTCGACGCCGAGGGGGAAATCACGGTTGTGGTTATTGCTGAAGGCTACTGTAACGTCGACAGTTGCACGTTTGTGGTCAATGTAGATGCCAACGAGCCGCCCGTCCTGGTGGCGGGTAATGACACCTTGGCGGTGCTGTGCGAACTGGGGGAGGTGTGCATCGGGTTCAACCTGTTCGATCCCGACGACAACCTCGTCGAGGTTCGAACGACGCTCGGCCTGATCGACGATACGATAATCTGCTTTACGCCGGAGGCTTTCGGCGACTACGAAATGGTCATTACGGCGACGGATTCGTGCGGCGCGGTGGCTGAAGATACCGTTTTGATTGCGGTGAGCGAGGGAACGTACGCCGCGATAGATTGCCCGCCCGCGCCCATGTCGTTGGCCATCGATCTTCCCGGCTCTCTTATGATACCTATTGCGATTACGCCGGTTGACGCCGAGGTCACGGTTCTGCCGTTCGGCCGCTATGATTTCGGCACCGGTGAGTTGATTGCCTATATCGAGGAACCCGGCACGTACACCTTTACGATCATTGCGGCGGCCGAATGCAGCAGTGATACGTGTGTCGTGGAGGTCGAGGTAATCCAGTACATCCCGCCGCTGGTCGTCTGCGAGGGAAGCGTTGATACAGTGCTTTGCCTGGTCACCCCCGAGACCCTGTGTATGCCGGTCACGGTTTCGGGCACCGCCATTTCCGTGGATGTCCTGCCCGTGGGTGAATACGCCGACGGTTACGTCTGCCTCGACGTTGACACCGCGGGCACGTACGAGCTGCAGATAATCGCCGCCAACGAGGCGCAGGCCGATACATGTTATTCGTCGTTAACGGTGACACTCGGCCGTCCGCCCGTCATTGACATGCCCGACAGCCTCACTTTCGCGCTCTGCGATCCGGCCGAGGTCTGCGTGCCGGCTGTGTTCGAGGACACTGATTTTGACATCGCGGAGTATTCCGTCAGCTTCGGCACCTATGACGACGTCGACGAGCAAATCTGCTTTGACGCCGAGGCAACCGGCGTGTATACGATAATCGTGAGCGTATCGGATTCCTGCGGTAACGTGGCCATCGATACGGCCGTGGTTACCGTGAACGTGAACGCCGCTCCCACCGTCAGCGCAGAGCCGGGGACGTACTTCATCTGCGAAGAGCCTCAGGTCTGCGTTGCCGTTGACGTTGTTGACGAGAACATCGCCACCGTCGTCACCAGCATGGGCGATTACGATGCTCAGGCGGGCCAGGTCTGCTTTATCCCGGATACGAGCGGAGTCTACACGCTGATTGTGCAGGTGACCGATTCGTGCGGCGCCGTGGCGGCGGATACGGCTGACCTGACGATCCAGGTCAACCAGGTGCCGGTGATCAGCGGCTTGACGGATACGTCGATTTACATATGCTCGCCGCAGGAGATCTGCCTGAGCACCGAAGTCGTGGATGCCGACGGCAATCTGGTGTCGGTGACCTTTGACGGCCCGGGGACTTACGAGGACGGCCTGATATGCTTTATCCCGTTCTCGATGGGCCAGTACCAGTTTACTCTGACCGCCGAGGATGTCTGCGGAGCGATTACCGTGGTGACGGCGGTAGTTACCATCGAAACCGATCAAAGCCTGTCCCTGAAGTGCCCCGCCGACACGACCGTGTTCCTGTGCGAGGCCGATACACTCTGCTTCCCGGTTGACGGTATCCCGGAGGGAGCCGAGGTAACCGTCAACGGAACCAACGTCTGGTGGGATGAGGCCACCTCTTCGGCCTGCTTCTACTCCGATTGTTGCCTGGAAAACACGATTACGGTAAACGTTGCCACCGCCTGTGGCACCTACAGTTGCGACTTTACCGTTACGGTGCAGACCAACAGCCGGCCGCTGGTGATCCTGCCACAGGACAAGGCGGTTGTTCAGTGCCAGTTCGAGGAAATCTGCCTGCCGGTGGGGATTACGGACGTGGACAACAACGTCCTGCTGGTGACCGCCGATGGGGGAGTGTTTGACGACTACCGTGACCTGGTCTGCTTCACCCCGGACACCTCCGGCCTGTATAAAATCACCGTGACCGCCACCGACTCCTGCGGCCTGTCGGACAGTGATGAAATCCTCGTTGACGTCACGCTGAACCGGCCGCCGGTAATCACGTATGAGTCGCCCGGGGCGGTAACGGTATGTGAGTTTGAGGAAATCTGCCTGCCGGTCGATATCGATGATCCCGATGGCAACCTGGATCAGGTCAACGTCGTTGGCGGTCGCTACGACGAGGCCGGCGGTACGGTTTGCTTCACGCCGCAGGATCTCGGGCAGGCCTGCCTGTCGATCATCGCCACCGATACCTGCGGGCTGAAAGACTCCATCATGGTCTGCGTCGAGGTGGCCGCGGGTGATTCGGTGGCAATTGATTGTCCCGTGGATCCGTTCCCCTCCGTTCAGCTATGCGCGGCGGACCAGGTGTGCGTCCCGCTCGCAGTCACCGGAGAGAGCTATACGGTCTCAACCAGCTTCGGCGGCTGGTCCGACGGTACGCTGTGTTTCCAGGCCGACACGTCGGGACTTTATGAGATTACGGTGGTCGCCGATGCGGAGTGCAACCGCGACACTTGCGTTGTTGCCATACCCGTAGATATTCCCGGGCCCGTGACGATTACCTGTCCGCCGGACGCGAACGAGCCCCTGTGCGACCCGGATACCGTATGCTACCCCTTTGAGGCGTCCTCTTCGGCTCTGACGGTGACGGCCACGAGCCCTGCCTACATCAGCGGCGGTGAGGTCTGTGTCCCGATTCTGGAGCCGGGTGTGCTTGAAATCACCATGATCGCCTCAGGCGACTGCGGAGCCGATACCTGTTCGTTCACGGTAAGCGCTGAGTTTAACGAGCCGCCGGTGATCGTGGCCGGTCCCGATACTTCACTGACGGAATGCGGCCTGGCTGAAATCTGTATCGATCTTCAGGTTACCGACGCGGATGACAATATCGAATCGATAACGGCCTCCCTGGGCAACGTCTCGGGTGACAGTGCCGTCTGCTTCACGCCGCCGGATTTCGGCACCTACGAGATTGTCGTAGAGGTTTTCGATGCCTGCGGCGAAAAGGACGCCGACACCGTCACTGTGACGGTCAGCGAAGGAGAGGCAGCGTCCATATTCTGTCCTGACGACGTGCAGCACCATTCCATCTGCGGGCCCGGCAACATATGCGTGATTGCCCCGATCTCGCCGCCTGATGCCAAGGTTACGGTCAGTCCGAGTGGTTATTACGATCCGGGTACCGGTACGATATGCATCTACGCCGACACCGGCGGGAGCTATGACGTGAAGGTCATCGCCGAGGCCCAGTGCGTCAGCGATACGTGTGAGTTTACTCTGAAAGTGAACATGGCCGAGCCGCCGGCCGTGACGTGTCCCGAGACAGTTGATACGCTCTTATGCCTGGCCGAGCCGGAAACACTGTGTGTCCCGGTAGAAATCACCGGCACCATCACCAATGTCACTGTCAGCCCGATTGGAAACTATGCGGCCGGGTTCGTGTGCGTCCCGGTGACCGGGCCCGGCGACTATGCCATTGAGATAATCGCGACCGGGAATTGCGGAGCTGACACCTGCCTGATGCAAATCGACGTTCAGGCGGATCAGCCGCCCGCGCTCACGTTGCCGCCGACCTTGACATTTGAGCGCTGCCCGGGAGACACTGATCCTATCTGTATCAACGGCGTCTTCGCTATGGATGCGGAATCCGAGGTGACCGTCAGTAAGGTATGCGGTATCGGGGGCTTCGCTCAGGCCGATCCTGGCAGCGGCCAGCTGTGCTTCGTCCCTGACACTTTCGGAACCTATACCTTCTGTTTCGAGGCCGATGACGGCTGCAACACGGTCGAGGATACACTCCTTGTCGATGTCGTGCTCAAGGATGACTGCGACGTCTGCCTGCGCGTGACTATCGACGGCGGCGAGTGCACGCCGGTCGGATTGCGCAAGACGGTCGCCATGAACTTTGAGAGCAACGAAGAGGTTGGAGGATTCTCAATTCTGATGGGCTATGATGCCTCGATCTTGAGTTTCCAGAATGCCACCATCGATGGTGGCGTTATTGAGGATTGGGAGTACTTTACATGGAACCTGGGAGGCGGCGCCTGCGGTACCGCCTGTCCTTCCGGAATCGTCCGCTTCGTGGGTATCGCGGACCAGAACAACGGCGCGGCTCATCCGCCCGATTCGGCGTACGGCCCCAGCGGTCCGTCGGTCTTCATTGAGTACCAGGTCGCCAACGATCAGAATATCGGTGGCTTCTTCATCCCGATCAACTTCGTCTGGTACGCCTGTGCCGACAACTCGTTCTCCGACCCATCCGGCGGTGTCCTGTTCATTGATCGCCGCATTTATACCTACGAGGGTGTAATCTTGTGGGATGAGACGGACGACGTTCAGTTCCCCGAAAGCGCGCGACCGTTCGGCCTCGGCGCCCCCGACGATTGTATTAGTGGAGGAGACAAGTCGGAGCCTCTCCGCTGCATAGAGTACGTTAACGGCGGCGTCTGTATCACCCACCCTGATTCCATTGATGACCGTGGCGATATCAATCTGAACGGCCTGGCGTATGAAATCTCCGACGTCGTAACGTTCACCAACTACTTCATCAAAGGCCTGAGCGCGTTTACGGTCAACATCGCCGGACAGATTGCGGCTACTGACGTGAACGCCGACGGCCTGACGTTGACGGTGGCCGACCTGTCGTATCTCATCCGAGTGGTGATCGGCGACGCCGACCCGATTCCGCGACCCGTGCCGTACAGCGAGGAGGTTTTGGTGGCGACCGCCATCGGCTCCGATCTCGTCCGAATATCGACGGAGGCTCCCGGCGACATAGGCGCGATGTACCTGGTCTATGACCTCGACCCCGGAATCCGCGTCGACGACGTGCGGCTGTCCGCTGCGGCTCAGGAGCTCGACCTGATGTACGGCGTGACCGACGGGCAACTCAAACTGCTCGTGTTTGATATCGGTCCGGGACGAATAGCGCCCGGCAACAACAGCATTATCGAGATACCGTATTCAGGGGACGGCTCACTGCGGCTGGTCTACTCTGAGATCAGCGACTACTACGGACGTCCCTATCCGACTGTAAACCTGAAGGCTACGCTGCCGGAGAGCTACTCGCTGGGCCAGAACTATCCCAATCCGTTTAACCCGTCCACGACGATTCGCTTCACGCTGCCGCAGCCGACCGCGTGGGGCCTGAGAATTTATAACGTGGCCGGCGGGCTGGTCCGGGAGTTTAACGGGTCGGACGGTGCCGGCACCGTCGAGGTGGTATGGGACGGCCGGAATCAGGACGATGGTACGGTGGCCTCGGGCATCTACCTGTATCGTCTCGAGGCGGGCGGTTTCAGCGCCTCACGTAAAATGATCTTGCTGAAGTAA
- a CDS encoding 23S rRNA (pseudouridine(1915)-N(3))-methyltransferase RlmH, whose protein sequence is MLEVHVISLGRDKEPWITQGSEHYRKLLSRFARISLTVIPSPKFSSALSPDEIRVRESDLLVRRRKGGYGIALSDRGPTCDSEAFARLIERLQTTSGGRVEFLIGGPHGLADRLVGEADAVLSLSPLTFPHHLVRVILLEQLYRAFTILHRTGYHK, encoded by the coding sequence TTGCTTGAAGTCCACGTTATTAGTCTGGGCAGGGACAAGGAGCCGTGGATCACGCAGGGGAGCGAACACTACCGCAAGCTGCTCTCCCGCTTCGCCCGCATATCGCTGACCGTCATACCGTCGCCGAAATTCTCCAGCGCCCTCTCCCCCGATGAGATTCGCGTCCGCGAATCCGATCTGCTGGTCCGCCGGAGGAAGGGCGGCTACGGCATCGCGTTGAGCGACCGGGGTCCCACCTGCGATTCAGAAGCTTTCGCACGGCTGATCGAGCGGCTGCAAACCACCAGCGGCGGACGCGTCGAATTCCTCATCGGCGGCCCCCACGGACTGGCCGACCGGCTGGTGGGCGAGGCCGACGCGGTGCTGTCGCTGTCCCCCCTGACTTTCCCCCACCATCTGGTCCGTGTGATTCTCCTGGAACAGCTTTACAGAGCCTTTACGATTCTGCACCGCACCGGTTACCACAAGTAA
- a CDS encoding secondary thiamine-phosphate synthase enzyme YjbQ → MIQELPVRTGQREEILDVTDLVQRAVSASGHLAGIVYCFVPHTTAGITINENADPDVKRDILYKLGKEIPREDGYRHAEGNSDAHIKASLLGFSQQVFFENKRLVLGQWQGIQFCEFDGPRNRRLLVKVVALA, encoded by the coding sequence ATGATCCAGGAACTGCCGGTCAGAACGGGTCAGCGTGAGGAAATCCTCGACGTCACTGACCTCGTGCAGAGGGCCGTCTCGGCCAGCGGGCACTTAGCGGGCATCGTCTACTGCTTTGTCCCGCATACGACGGCCGGGATCACCATCAACGAGAATGCCGATCCCGACGTCAAGCGCGACATCCTGTACAAACTGGGTAAGGAAATACCGCGCGAGGACGGCTACCGCCACGCCGAGGGCAATTCCGACGCCCATATCAAGGCCTCACTTCTTGGGTTCTCGCAGCAGGTATTTTTCGAGAACAAGCGGCTCGTCCTGGGCCAGTGGCAGGGCATTCAGTTCTGCGAGTTCGACGGGCCGCGAAACCGCCGCCTCCTTGTCAAGGTAGTCGCCCTTGCTTGA